CCGCGGCCACCGACGACGTGGGCGTGACCGGTTACGACGTGTACCGCGACGGCACCCGGATCACCTCCACGCCGGGCACCGCGACGACGTTCACGGACACCGGGCTGAGCCCCGCCACGGCGTACGCCTACACCGTCCGGGCCCGGGACGCCGCCGGGAACGTCTCCGCGGCCTCGGCCGGGCTGAGCGTCACCACCGACGCGGGCGGCGGCAATCCCGACCCGGCGGGCGGCGTCAAGGTCGCCTACAAGAACAACGACTCCTCGGCCACGGACAACGCCATCCGGCCCGGTCTGCGCGTCACCAACACCGGCAGCGGCCCGCTGGACCTGACCAAGGTCACCGCCCGTTACTACTTCACTCGGGACGGCGGCTCGCCGACCGTCAACGCCTGGTGCGACTACGCGGCCGTGGGCTGCGCCGACGTCAGGCTGCGGGTGGTCCCGCTGAGCACACCGGTGGCGGGCGCGGACGCCTACCTCGAGGTCGGCTTCTCCACCGGCACGCTGGCCGCGGGCCGGGACACCGGCGACATCCAGCTCCGGATGGCCAAGTCCGACTGGTCCGCCTTCAACGAGGCCGGTGACTACAGCCGCACCACCGCCACGTCGTACGCCGACGCCCCGGCGGTCCCCGCCTACGTCGGCACCGTACTGGCCTGGGGCACGCCGCCCGCCTGATCCCCCCACGCTCCCCCGCCCGTCCGGCGGCACCCTCCCCGGGACGGGCGGGGGCTCCAGTGCCAACCAGACAGGAGACACGAAGACATGGCTCGACGCAGACGACTCATCTCGCTGGCGGCCGTGCTGGCCACCCTCCTGGCCGGGCTCGGCCTGGCCCTGATCGGCCAGGGCAGCGCGCAGGCGCACGGTGTGGCGATGATGCCCGGATCGCGGACCCACCTCTGCTATCTGGACGCCAAGACCAGCACCGGCGCACTCGACCCGACGAACCCGGCGTGCGAGGCCGCCCTCGCCGAGAGCGGCGCGACCGCGCTGTACAACTGGTTCGCCGTGCTCGACTCCCACGCGGGCGGCCGGGGCCCCGGTTACGTGCCGGACGGCAAGCTGTGCAGCGCCGGCGACCGGTCCCCGTACAACTTCACCGGCTACAACGCCACCCGCGCCGACTGGCCGCGCACGCACCTGACCTCGGGTGCGACCATGCGGGTCAAGTACAGCAACTGGGCCGCGCACCCCGGCGACTTCCGGGTGTATCTGTCCAAGCCCGGCTACTCGCCCTCCACCGAGCTGGGCTGGGACGACCTGGAACTGATCCAGACGGTCACCAACCCGCCCCAGTCCGGCTCGGTGGGCAGCGACTCCGGTCACTACTACTGGGACCTGAGGCTGCCCTCCGGGCGCTCCGGTGACGCGGTGATGTTCATCCAGTGGGTGCGCTCGGACAGCCAGGAGAACTTCTTCTCCTGCTCCGACGTCGTCTTCGACGGCGGCAACGGCGAGGTGACCGGCATCCGCGGCTCGAACGGCACCCCGACGCCGACGCCGACACCGACGCCGACACCGACGCCCACCGGCCCGCACACCGGGTGCATGGCCGTCTACTCGGTGACGAACTCCTGGAGCGGCGGCTTCCAGGGCTCGGTGCAGGTGATGAACCACACCACGGCACCGCTGAACGGCTGGGCCGTGCGCTGGCAGCCGGGCTCCGGCACCAGGATCAACCAGGTCTGGAACGGCTCGCTGAGCACCGGCTCCGACGGCACGGTCACGGTCGGGAACGTCGACCACAACCGGACCGTCGCGCCGGACGGCAGCGTCACCTTCGGCTTCACCGCCACCTCGACCGGCAACGACTTCCCCGTCGGATCGATCGGCTGCGTCAACCCCTAGCCGGCCTCCGCCCGTGCGGCGGCGCCGGATCCCGCGGCGAGCGGGAACGGCGCCGCCGTACGCCGTCTCAGACCAGCGTGGAGTGCAGGGTGTCGGCGGGCTGGTTCACCGGGCGTGGGACGCCGGTGCCGCCGTCCACGACGAACAGCGGCACGCCGAGCGCGTCGGCGCGGGCGCGGGCCCCGGCGGCGTACCCGGCGAGCGAGAAGTACACGCACTGCGCGGACTCCGACATGGCCGTCAGCCACAGGCACTCCACGTCCCGCACCGACGCCGGGCGCGCGGACGGGTCGACCTGGGCGACCAGGCCGCGGGCGGCGAGGGCCACCCCGGACGGGGGCCGCTGGTCGGCGCGGCGCAGGTCACGGTGGCCGAGGCGGTGCAGATAGAGGGCGGCCGCCGTGACGGCGTCCAGGGCGGTGCGCAGGGTGACCGGTCGCCGTCGGCCGGCGCCGGGCGCGGCCACGGGCAGGCGCAGCACCGTTCCGCAGGGGCAACCCAGCTCGGGGCGCGGCCACTGGTTGCGCCGGCCGCAGGGGACGCAGCGCACCTCGACCCATTCCTCGTCCCAGCTGCGCCGGGTGACGGGCTGCGGCGCGGCGCAGCGGTCCAGCGGCGGGCCGGTGGGGGCGCCGCAGGCGCAGGGATACGACGGCGCGGTGTAGAGGAGCTCACGACGGCAGGCCGGGCAGCGCACCGGCAGGCTCTCGGGCATGGCCACATCGTGCTCCTCCCGCCGGCTGTCTGTCCGTCCCTTGACGGCATTCGAGCCGCGCCCTTACCTTGCTTCCAGATAGTAGAATTTATTTTCCGTTATGCGGAAGTGCTCACCGGCGGGGCGCGGCGGGAGTACGCATCCGACAGCCGAAGCAGGAGTACTCAATGGCTCGTATGACCGCTGCCCGCGCGGCAGTCGAGATCCTCAAGCGCGAGGGCGTCACGGACGCCTTCGGCGTGCCGGGCGCGGCGATCAACCCGTTCTACGCGGCACTCAAGGCGTCCGGCGGCATCAGCCACACCCTCGCCCGCCATGTGGAGGGCGCCTCGCACATGGCCGAGGGCTACACCCGCACCCACCCCGGCAACATCGGGGTGTGCATCGGCACCTCCGGCCCGGCCGGCACCGACATGATCACCGGCCTGTACTCCGCGACCGGCGACTCCGTCCCGATCCTGTGCATCACCGGCCAGGCGCCGACCGCGGTGATCCACAAAGAGGACTTCCAGGCCGTCGACATCGCCTCCATCGCCAAGCCGGTGACGAAGATGGCGGTCACCGTGCTGGAGGCCGCGCAGGTCCCCGGCGTCTTCCAGCAGGCGTTCCACCTGATGCGCTCCGGCCGCCCCGGCCCCGTCCTCGTCGACCTGCCGATCGACGTCCAGCTCACCGAGATCGAGTTCGACCCGGAGACGTACGAGCCGCTGCCCGTCTACAAGCCGGCCGCCACCCGGGCCCAGATCGAGAAGGCGATCGGGATGCTGAACGCGTCCGAGCGCCCGCTGATCGTGGCCGGCGGCGGCATCATCAACGCGGACGCCGCCGACCTTCTGGTGGAGTTCGCCGAACTGACGGGCACTCCGGTCGTGCCGACCCTGATGGGCTGGGGCACCGTCCCCGACGACCACGAGCTGAACGCCGGCATGGTGGGCCTGCAGACCTCGCACCGCTACGGCAACGCGACCTTCCTGGAGTCCGACTTCGTCCTCGGTATCGGCAACCGCTGGGCCAACCGCCACACGGGCAGGCTCGACGTCTACACCGCCGGCCGCACGTTCGTCCACGTCGACATCGAGCCGACCCAGATCGGCAAGATCTTCGCACCCGACTACGGCATCGCCTCCGACGCCAGGGCCGCGCTGAAGCTGTTCGTCGAGGTGGCCCGCGAGCTGAAGGCGGCCGGCCGGCTGCCCGACCGCTCCGCGTGGGCCGCGTCGGCGCAGGAGAAGAAGGCGACGCTGCAGCGCCGTACGCACTTCGACGACATCCCGATCAAGCCGCAGCGCGTCTACGAGGAGATGAACAAGGCCTTCGGCCCGGAGACGCGGTACGTCACCACCATCGGCCTGTCGCAGATCGCCGGCGCCCAGATGCTGCACGTCTACCGGCCGCGGCACTGGATCAACTGCGGCCAGGCGGGCCCCCTGGGCTGGACCGTCCCGGCCGCGCTGGGCGTCGCCAAGGCCGACCCGGAGGCCTCCGTGGTCGCGCTCTCCGGCGACTACGACTTCCAGTTCATGATCGAGGAACTGGCCGTCGGCGCCCAGCACCGGATCCCCTACGTGCACGTCCTGGTGAACAACTCCTACCTGGGCCTGATCCGCCAGGCGCAGCGGGCGTTCGAGATCGACTTCCAGGTCAACCTGGAGTTCGAGAACCTCAACTCACCGGAGCTCGGCGTCTACGGCGTCGACCACGTCAAGGTCGCCGAGGGCCTCGGCTGCAAGGCGATCCGGGTGACCGACCCCCGCGAACTGGGCGCGGCCTTCGAGCAGGCCAAGAAGCTGGCCGCCGAGTTCCGGGTGCCGGTGGTGGTCGAGGCGGTCCTGGAGCGGATCACCAACATCTCCATGTCCGGCACCAACGACATCAGCAACGTGGTGGAGTTCGAGGAGATCGCGACGGAGCCCGGGCACGCGCCGACGTCGATCAGGACGCTGAAGGTCTGACGCGGCTCCCCACGGTCCGCAGGCCGAGGGCGGCTCACCCCGAGGGGTGGGCCGCCCCGACGTCGTTCCGCGCTCAGTCGCCGCCGCCCCCGCCCCCGCCGCAGCCGTATCCGCCGCCGCCGTAGTGGTGATGGCCGCCCGACGCGGTGTCGCCCGGCTCGTGGCCTTCCTCGGCGCCGTAGGCCCGGCGCAGGTCGGTGCCCCGGCCGAACGGGAAGCGTCCCTCGTCCGCCAGGGCGCCGCGGCCGGCGAGCCCGGAGGCGCGGGCGAAGTGGGGTACGAGCGCCGTCAGGGCCCGTGCGCCGTGGAGCGCGACGGCGAACAGCATCTCCTCGTCGGTGAGGCCGTCCGGACCGGTGGGGAGCGGATGGCGGGCCCGGAGGGCGGTGAGGTGCCGGCGTCCCGCGCGGGTCGGGCCGGGCAGTCCCGAGCGCAGCAGCCCCGCCGAGGTGAGGTCCCCGCGCATCCGGGCGAGGGCGAGGCGAACGGCCGCGCGGCCCGGCAACTCCCGCGGTCCGGCGGGCCGGTGGAGACCGACGCGTACCGCCTTCTCCAGCGGGTGGTCGGGTGCGGGGAACGCGGCCGCCTTGCGCAGCGTCCCGGGCCGCCCCGCCTCGACCAGGCCCCGCAGATGCAGGCCCAGCACGGCCACGGTGACGGCGGCCCGTGGGCCACCCCGCAGATAACCGGCTTCGTGCGGCCCCGGCCGCCCCGTCGTCGCCTCGTCGCTCGTCACAGCCAACCCCCGTCACCCGGGGCCCGCCGCCCCCGTGCCGGCGGGTCCCGGTGTCCGAAGGGTATGTGCCCGCGTCAGGGGGCACTCGAAGCGTGCCGGGGCGGGTTCAGAGGTTGATTTGAGGGAGCCGTACCCGGCGTACGCCCCCTGGCGTACGCGGGGTCAGCCCGCACCGGGCGGCTCGTGGTGCTCCGACAGCCCGGGCCAGTCGTCCGGCCCGCCGCCCTGCCACTCGACGAGGTCGCTCTCCTCGACCTCGATGGTGTCGAGATCGGCCAGCCGAAGGATCTCGACGACGTCGTCCAGATGGGTGGCGATACCGAGCGTCTCGTCCCCGGCGGTGACCCTGCGGGAGCCGTCGAGGGCCGGGGGATGCACTACGACATGCGGGGGCTGTGTGGGGTGTGCCATGTCCCCAGGTTGCTGCCGGCCGGGTGTGTCCGCACGTCAGCCGGGTCCGGCGCGCCGCCCGTCGCCGTGCACCGCCCTCGTCGGGGCCGGGCACGGCGACGGGCGCCGGGAAGGTGAGGGTTCTTCCCGGCGCTCCGGTCGTCGTGGCCGTCCGGCGGTGCGAGGCCGGGCGCGTCAGGACGTTCGCGCCGCCGGACGGAGTCGGTGTGGCTGGGACCGCGGCGGCAGGCGACGGCACCGGGTTCCTTCCCTCAGGTCGAAGAAGGAGACTCGGGACCTTCACCACCGCACTGGCTCGCACGCCGCCGCGGTCCTCGCCGTGCCCGCCTCGCACCGGTCGACCACCCCTCGTCCGGGTCGCCGATGGCGTGGCGGGCTGTGCGTCCGAATCCCTGACATCCCGTCAGGCTCCGGACGCGGCCCTTGGGGTCGGTGGGCCAGGTGCTTTCGATCACTTCGGGGCGATCGCGATGTCAAGAGTTGGTCGAAGTCGAGGGTGGTTCCGGGCGGCGCCACCGCCTGGGCGCGACAGGACAGGTGTCAGCGGTCGCGCCGCCCGGAGGTCTCGAAAGGGGATCAGACCTGGGCGCCGGACAGGCGCTCCACGGCCCGCAGCAGGGCCGAGTGGTCCAGGCCCCCGTCGCCCTGCGCGCGCAGGGAGGCCACGAGCTGGGCGACCACGGCGCCGACCGGCAGCGCCGCGCCGACGTTGCGGGCCGCGTCGGTGACGATGCCCATGTCCTTGTGGTGCAGGTCGATCCGGAAGCCGGGCTTGAAGTCCCGGTTCAGGAAGTTGTCCTTCTTGCGGGTCAGCACGGTGGAGCCGGCCAGCCCGCCATTGAGGACGTCGAGGGCGGCCTTCAGGTCCACCCCGGACTTCTCCAGGAAGACCACGGCCTCCGCGCACGCCTGGATGTTCACGGCGACGATCAGTTGGTTGGCGGCCTTCACGGTCTGGCCGGAGCCGTGCGGACCGCACAGCACGACGGTCTTGCCCAGCGCCTCGAAGACCGGCTTCGCCTGGTCGAAGTCGGCCTGCTCGCCGCCGACCATGATGGACAGCACGGCCTCGACGGCGCCGGCCTCCCCGCCGGACACCGGCGCGTCCAGTACCCGCACGCCCTTGTCGCGGGCGGCCGCGGCCAGGTCGACCGAGGTCTGCGGGGTGATCGAGGACATGTCGATCAGCAGCGCGCCGGACTTCGCGTTCTCCAGGATGCCGTCCGGGCCGTATGCGACGGCCTCGACCTGAGGCGACGCCGGCACCATCGTGACGATCACGTCGGCATCCCGGACGGCCTCGGCGATCGAGGAGGCGGCGGTGCCGCCGGCGGCGGCCAGCCGGTCCAGCTTCTCCTGCTCCAGGGTGTAGCCGGTGACGTCGTACCCCGCCTTGAGCAGGTTCTCGGACATGGGGGAGCCCATGATGCCGAGGCCGATCCAGGCGATCTTGGGGAGGTGGCTCATATCGGGATGCCTCTCGGTGCGGGGGATCAGCGGGACAGCCAGTCGAAGGCCTCGGCGCTCGGGCGGTCGCCCGGCTTGTACTCCAGGCCGACCCAGCCGTCGTAACCGGCCTTGCGGAGCTGGTCGAGGAGGTCTTCGAGGGGCAGTGAGCCCGTGCCGGGCGCGCCGCGGCCCGGGTTGTCGGCGATCTGGACGTGGCCGGTCTTCGCCGCGTACTGCTCGATCACCGTCGGCAGGTCCTCGCCGTTCATCGACAGGTGGTAGAGGTCCATCAGGAACCGCGCGTTGCCGAGGCCGGTCGCCTCGTTGACCTCGTCGACGACGCCGACCGCCGCCGGGGCCGACACCAGCGGGTACAGCGGCGACTCGGGCCGGTTGAGCGCCTCGATCAGCAGGACCGCGTCGATCCGGTCGGCGGCGCGGGCCGCGAGGACCAGGTTCGCCAGCGCGAGAGCGTCCTGCTCGGCCGGGTCGACGCCCTCGACCCGGTTGCCGTAGAGCGCGTTGAGCGCCTTGCAGCCGAGGGAGGCGGCGAAGCCGGCCGCCACGTCGATGTTCGCGAGGAACCGCTCCGACTCCTCGCCGGGGACCGACAGGGCGCCGCGGTCGGGGCCCGGGAGCTGCCCGGCGTAGAAGTTGAGCCCGGTGAGCTGGACGCCGGCGTCCTTGATGGCCTGCCTCAGGGCGTCGAGCTCGGACGGCTCGGGGGTGGGGGAGTCGACCCAGGGCCACCACAGCTCGACCGCGGTGAAGCCCGCCGCGGCCGCCGCGGCCGGGCGCTCCAGGAGCGGGAGTTCAGTGAAGAGGATCGACAGGTTGACGTTGAAGCGCTGGTCTGCGAATCCCATCGGGGTCGGCGCTCCCTTCCCGCTCTCCATATAATTCCGCATTGCGGAAGTTGATTTCTATCTAACGGAAGACTGCCGTGGTGGGCGAACGCTGTCAAGAGCGGCCCGAAAAGTGGCGCCCCCTGTCGGGGGCGCTGGGAGGCGGTGGTGGTTCGGAGCGCGTCGACGGCGCTCACGGCGTTCGCCGGTCACCGGCCGGGCGGCACAATGTGCCTGCAGGTGTCCTCTGGACCGGAGGGCTGAGAGGATGCGGGTCATGGACGCCTTGGGGGCACAGTGCGACTGAAAGTGGAATTCACGACGGAACCTTTCGACCTCGACGAGGCACCCGCGCACGCGCTGGTGGCCCGCGAGGTCATCGAGGCGGCCGAGCTGGACGCCGTCGACGTCGGCCCCTTCGGCAACACCGCCGAGGGCGGCGCCGACGCGGTGCTGACCGCCGTGGACGCCCTGCTCCGCAGGACGCTCCAGGCCGGCGCCACCCGCGTCTCATTGCAGGTGAACGTGGTCGGGGACGGTGATAGGTGACCGGCAACGAGTCCTTCATCGCCGCGGTGAAGCCACTGGTCGACGCCATCGGCGGCACGTTGATCGCGCCGGACGAGGCGAGCGCCGACGACGTCGTGCTGGCCTGGGAGGGCACCGACGCCGTCGCCGTACGGCTGCCGCAGCTCGCCGACTCCCTCGACCACATCCTCGCGGCCATGGAGCGCAAGCAGGGCAAGCCGCTGTCCGAGCTGGACCGCAAGTCCAAGCAGGAGGTGGTGCGCATACTGGAGGCGCGGGGCGCCTTCTCCGTGCGCCACGGCGTCGAGACCGTGGCGAGCGCGCTCGGCGTCAGCCGGTTCACGGTCTACAACTATCTGAACCGCGAGAAAGAGGCCTGAAACAGGGCCTTGCCCCGGGTGCGCCGACCAGGGCTTTGCCCCGGTGTGCGACCGCCGTCCCGTGCGTTCGGGGCGGCGGGTTTCGTTACCCCGAATTTTCAACAGACTGTTGACGTGATGTTTCGGAGGGCGTTAGCTGTCCGCAGCCCGTCCAGCACGAAGGCCGACAAGGCCACGGAGGCTCCCGTGACGTCCACTTCCACGCCGCCGGGCCTGGCCCGCTTCAACGCCCTTCAGGAGCAGGCGGCCTTCACGGCACTGCACGAGGCCTGTGCCTCCACCGCCTGGGCGAGCCGGCTGCTCGCCGCCCGCCCGTACGCCACGCCCGAGGACCTCTACGCCGCCAGTGACGCCGCCACGGCCGACCTGACCACCGAGGACCTCGAGGAGGCGATGGCCGGGCACCCGCCGATCGGCCGCCCCAAGCCGGGCGACCCGACCTCGGCCCGGGAACAGCGCGGCATGGCCGGCGCCCCCGAGGACCTCGAGGCGCAGATGCTGGAGCTGAACCTGGCCTACCAGGAGAGGTTCGGCCATGTCTTCCTGATCTGCGCCACCGGCCGCACCGGCGAGCAGATGCGCGACGCGGTCAAGGAGCGGATCGGGAACTCGCCGGAGCAGGAGCGGGAGATCGTCCGCACCGAGCTGGGCAAGATCAACCGTATCCGGCTCGCCCGACTCGTCGAAGAGGACTGACCCAGCCATGAGCACCAGCACCACCGCCTCGGTGTCCACGCACATCCTGGACACCAGCGTCGGCCGCCCCGCCGAGGGCGTCGCCGTTCAGCTCGCGGCCCGCAGTGGCCGGGACGCTGCATGGCAGGCACTCGGCGGCTCCGCGACCGACGCGGACGGGCGGTGCAAGGACCTGCCGGCGCTGCCGAAGG
This region of Streptomyces chromofuscus genomic DNA includes:
- a CDS encoding lytic polysaccharide monooxygenase encodes the protein MARRRRLISLAAVLATLLAGLGLALIGQGSAQAHGVAMMPGSRTHLCYLDAKTSTGALDPTNPACEAALAESGATALYNWFAVLDSHAGGRGPGYVPDGKLCSAGDRSPYNFTGYNATRADWPRTHLTSGATMRVKYSNWAAHPGDFRVYLSKPGYSPSTELGWDDLELIQTVTNPPQSGSVGSDSGHYYWDLRLPSGRSGDAVMFIQWVRSDSQENFFSCSDVVFDGGNGEVTGIRGSNGTPTPTPTPTPTPTPTGPHTGCMAVYSVTNSWSGGFQGSVQVMNHTTAPLNGWAVRWQPGSGTRINQVWNGSLSTGSDGTVTVGNVDHNRTVAPDGSVTFGFTATSTGNDFPVGSIGCVNP
- the gcl gene encoding glyoxylate carboligase, whose translation is MARMTAARAAVEILKREGVTDAFGVPGAAINPFYAALKASGGISHTLARHVEGASHMAEGYTRTHPGNIGVCIGTSGPAGTDMITGLYSATGDSVPILCITGQAPTAVIHKEDFQAVDIASIAKPVTKMAVTVLEAAQVPGVFQQAFHLMRSGRPGPVLVDLPIDVQLTEIEFDPETYEPLPVYKPAATRAQIEKAIGMLNASERPLIVAGGGIINADAADLLVEFAELTGTPVVPTLMGWGTVPDDHELNAGMVGLQTSHRYGNATFLESDFVLGIGNRWANRHTGRLDVYTAGRTFVHVDIEPTQIGKIFAPDYGIASDARAALKLFVEVARELKAAGRLPDRSAWAASAQEKKATLQRRTHFDDIPIKPQRVYEEMNKAFGPETRYVTTIGLSQIAGAQMLHVYRPRHWINCGQAGPLGWTVPAALGVAKADPEASVVALSGDYDFQFMIEELAVGAQHRIPYVHVLVNNSYLGLIRQAQRAFEIDFQVNLEFENLNSPELGVYGVDHVKVAEGLGCKAIRVTDPRELGAAFEQAKKLAAEFRVPVVVEAVLERITNISMSGTNDISNVVEFEEIATEPGHAPTSIRTLKV
- a CDS encoding TIGR04222 domain-containing membrane protein; this translates as MTSDEATTGRPGPHEAGYLRGGPRAAVTVAVLGLHLRGLVEAGRPGTLRKAAAFPAPDHPLEKAVRVGLHRPAGPRELPGRAAVRLALARMRGDLTSAGLLRSGLPGPTRAGRRHLTALRARHPLPTGPDGLTDEEMLFAVALHGARALTALVPHFARASGLAGRGALADEGRFPFGRGTDLRRAYGAEEGHEPGDTASGGHHHYGGGGYGCGGGGGGGD
- a CDS encoding 2-hydroxy-3-oxopropionate reductase → MSHLPKIAWIGLGIMGSPMSENLLKAGYDVTGYTLEQEKLDRLAAAGGTAASSIAEAVRDADVIVTMVPASPQVEAVAYGPDGILENAKSGALLIDMSSITPQTSVDLAAAARDKGVRVLDAPVSGGEAGAVEAVLSIMVGGEQADFDQAKPVFEALGKTVVLCGPHGSGQTVKAANQLIVAVNIQACAEAVVFLEKSGVDLKAALDVLNGGLAGSTVLTRKKDNFLNRDFKPGFRIDLHHKDMGIVTDAARNVGAALPVGAVVAQLVASLRAQGDGGLDHSALLRAVERLSGAQV
- a CDS encoding TIM barrel protein, with protein sequence MGFADQRFNVNLSILFTELPLLERPAAAAAAGFTAVELWWPWVDSPTPEPSELDALRQAIKDAGVQLTGLNFYAGQLPGPDRGALSVPGEESERFLANIDVAAGFAASLGCKALNALYGNRVEGVDPAEQDALALANLVLAARAADRIDAVLLIEALNRPESPLYPLVSAPAAVGVVDEVNEATGLGNARFLMDLYHLSMNGEDLPTVIEQYAAKTGHVQIADNPGRGAPGTGSLPLEDLLDQLRKAGYDGWVGLEYKPGDRPSAEAFDWLSR
- a CDS encoding helix-turn-helix domain-containing protein — translated: MTGNESFIAAVKPLVDAIGGTLIAPDEASADDVVLAWEGTDAVAVRLPQLADSLDHILAAMERKQGKPLSELDRKSKQEVVRILEARGAFSVRHGVETVASALGVSRFTVYNYLNREKEA
- the uraD gene encoding 2-oxo-4-hydroxy-4-carboxy-5-ureidoimidazoline decarboxylase; the encoded protein is MTSTSTPPGLARFNALQEQAAFTALHEACASTAWASRLLAARPYATPEDLYAASDAATADLTTEDLEEAMAGHPPIGRPKPGDPTSAREQRGMAGAPEDLEAQMLELNLAYQERFGHVFLICATGRTGEQMRDAVKERIGNSPEQEREIVRTELGKINRIRLARLVEED